The window TTGGTACCGAGCACGCCGCCCTCCTCGCCTCGCTGATGGACCTTCGAACAGCCCAAAAGCGTAGGTGGATGGCGGCGTTGCTCACGTCAAGGCCGGTTGGGAACCCACGGATGCGTCACAAGAGCCCGTTTTCTTACCCCGGGGTGGTGGACTCTCGTGCATGCAGGTCACGCGTGCTGGAAGAGAGAGAGGAGCTCGCCATGATCGTTCCGGCTTCGGCAGCTGATTGGATCCAGGCGTCCGTGCTTGGAGGAGTGCTCGCTGGCGTCACCGTCCTGTTCGCTCGGGCCCTGGGACGCTCGATCGCTCAAGAGGTGAAGGGGCGGAACTCGATGACCCGGTAGCGGAAGCTTCCGCCCGGCGCCTGGTACGCGACCTCGTCGCCCACCGCCGCCCCCACCAGGGCCGAGCCGAGCGGGGAGGTCGTGGTGATGGTCCGGGCGCCCTTGGCCCGCTCCTCCGCCGAGTCGGCCAGCAGGTAGGTCTCGTCCTCGGGATCGTCCTCGTCCAGCGGACGCACCGTGACCAGCATCCCCGGTCC is drawn from Actinomycetota bacterium and contains these coding sequences:
- a CDS encoding transcription elongation factor GreA, translated to MRDELDELKTGGRTRIAERLKVAREFGDIRENAEYDAAKNDQALMESRIRNLERMLRDPEIIEAPVDADAVGPGMLVTVRPLDEDDPEDETYLLADSAEERAKGARTITTTSPLGSALVGAAVGDEVAYQAPGGSFRYRVIEFRPFTS